A region of the Deltaproteobacteria bacterium HGW-Deltaproteobacteria-6 genome:
CAATGTGATATCCCATAATTTTCTTCCTTCCGGCATTTTACAAGTGCAAACCTTTAACCCATATTATTGCGATTGCGCCGGGAAGTCCTGCCTACCAGCCCTTGCGCCACATATCTTCATCATTATATATTTTTTCGTCATCGGATGCCTCGGGCGCATCCATTTCACAATCACGCGTTTTCTGTTTGACCTTTTCACGGGAATATTCGCGATACCACTCATGTGCGGTAATCATAGACATGACTTCGCTGGTGCCTGTCCAGATCGAAGCCAGACGGACATCCCTGTAAATGCGCTCGATGGGAAAAACATTCGTATAACCAATTCCGCCCATGACCTGCATGGAATTGTGCACCACTTTCTGACAGGACTCCGTGATGAATTTTTTACTTTGCGAAACCATCCGGCGGATGAGATTCATATCCGCGTGCTCATCCACCGCTCGGGCCGTCGCATAAGCCATGGCGCGCGCCGCATCCAGCAGCATCACCGCCTCAGCAATCTGAAAACTGACGCCTTCAAACGTATTGATAACCTGACCAAAAGCTTTCCGCCGGGAGGTATAACCGGTGGCAACTTCCAACGCCGGGCGCGCCGCGCCGATAGTCATGGCTGCCGTCCCCAGTCTTTCGGGAATCATCATGGTGTTGAATACCGCATTGGCCCCCTGGACTTTCCCGACGACATTAGCCTTGGGGACCTTGACATCTTTGAAAATGATCCGGCCCGTCCCGCCACCGCGGCAGCCCATGAGACCATATAGATATTTAACCTCAACCCCTTCCGTCCGATCAACAATAAAACAGGTGATAGCATCCTGAGGTTTGGCATCAGGATGAGTTTTAGCATAGACAAGAAAAAAGTCCGCACCTTCCCCGCCGACAATAAACCTTTTCTGGCCGTTCAGCAGATAGTAATCCCCGCAGTCCTCGGCCTTGGTCGTCGCTCCGAAGAAATCCGATCCGCCGCGCGGCTCGGTCAGACACTCCGCCGCAAACAAATCACCGCGCAAAAGCGGTTTAACGTACTTTTCCTTTTGCTCATCCGTGCCATGCAGAATAATGGCGTCGCAAACCAGTTCTGCCCCTACACCGAAGACGCAGGCAAATTCATAACCGATCACACCAACCTCTTCCATAACCATACAGGTGGTCACCCAATCCATAGCCCTGCCGCCCCATTTTTTAGGATAGCGGCAACCCATTAGATTTCTTTGCGCGGCCTGGCGTAAAAATTCTTTTGGGAATTTGATGGTGTCCGTATCCATGTCCAGAATCATCTGGCGTGGAATACCCTTGACAAAATCACGTGCTTCGTCCCGGATTTTGAGCTGCTCCTTTGTTAACATATACTCAAACATGGCTTCCTCCCTTATTTAGACGGCGGTTTTAGCACTATCCCGCCGCAAATTTTCGGGGATTATAACAGAAAAGCATCCTGACACGAATAATTAATGATGGCTTCAACACAAAAATCCCGCTTGACTATTCTCCGACATTATGACCACTATAAAAGATAGAGCGTGCTGTTTTTTAGAATACTGACCATTTTTTAATCAATGAGACGCAACCACCGGAACCGCTTTTCGTCCTGGTGGTTTTTTGTTTACCGTCCTGCGATGACAACATAATCAAGAAAATTTGCAGGCGGTATCGATAAACCAGGCAGATGCAACTGTCTGGAGGTGAGGCATATAGGCCCTCCCTTCAACCTTCCTTCTCAATCAGGAGCTGGATGGGGGTGATGACGATGCTTTGTGGAACCCCGCGGGGGAATGAAGGTTTAACATATGCCAGATCACCGGCATAGAGAAAGGGAGCTAAAAATGAACAAGAACTTGTATGTCGGCAACCTGTCTTTCAAGGTTACAGATGAAGACCTGAAGACAAACTTTGCGGAAGCGGGAGAAGTCGCCTCCGCGGCAATTATTAAAGACAAATTTACCGGACAGTCCAAAGGATTCGGCTTTGTCGAAATGAAAACGGAAGAAGGAGCCACGGCGGCCATTCAGAAGTTTAATGGCGGCATGCTGGACGGTAAGGCCATTACAGTCAACGAAGCCAGACCGAAGAAGGAATTCGGCGCAGGCGGCGGTGGAAACCGCGGCGGTGGCGGCGGATACCGTGGCGGTGGAAACCGTAGCGGCGGTGGTGGAAACCGTGGCGGCAGATACTAATATCTTCTCAAAATAGAATTACAGCTAAAAAAGAGCAGAAGGCTTTTCAACAATAACCTTCTGCTCTTTTTTTCAAAC
Encoded here:
- a CDS encoding acyl-CoA dehydrogenase, with the translated sequence MFEYMLTKEQLKIRDEARDFVKGIPRQMILDMDTDTIKFPKEFLRQAAQRNLMGCRYPKKWGGRAMDWVTTCMVMEEVGVIGYEFACVFGVGAELVCDAIILHGTDEQKEKYVKPLLRGDLFAAECLTEPRGGSDFFGATTKAEDCGDYYLLNGQKRFIVGGEGADFFLVYAKTHPDAKPQDAITCFIVDRTEGVEVKYLYGLMGCRGGGTGRIIFKDVKVPKANVVGKVQGANAVFNTMMIPERLGTAAMTIGAARPALEVATGYTSRRKAFGQVINTFEGVSFQIAEAVMLLDAARAMAYATARAVDEHADMNLIRRMVSQSKKFITESCQKVVHNSMQVMGGIGYTNVFPIERIYRDVRLASIWTGTSEVMSMITAHEWYREYSREKVKQKTRDCEMDAPEASDDEKIYNDEDMWRKGW
- a CDS encoding RNA-binding protein, with amino-acid sequence MNKNLYVGNLSFKVTDEDLKTNFAEAGEVASAAIIKDKFTGQSKGFGFVEMKTEEGATAAIQKFNGGMLDGKAITVNEARPKKEFGAGGGGNRGGGGGYRGGGNRSGGGGNRGGRY